cgagcctacgcgaacaaCGCCAGAGAGACActtgctcgtggcgagctgcagcgagctgtggcgagcttctcgccacacgttcgctgagcgaacccttcctgtcaggacagttcaaaatttgcgattttcatctcaaatcaccctaaaaatcccattttcatgttataaatctcAAATGAGTTCACATACAAGTGCAACAAATATGTTTAAGCATAAAAGGACGGCTAGTTTTCCCGATCTACATCGTTATCCTCgaaaaattaagaatttgtCACTTTATACAAAACTCACATAAAAACACAAGTTCTTGAGTCAAACACTCACAAATTCGTTTTTACTCATTTAaatcgttcatacatcatggtaAAAGCATAtacaacatgttatgaacctacgaatcgatttccattacgaaaaatccattcaaactaaaacgaaaatggggtggaggaagttcgggtatggagaaatcgacattctccccttcctcgagtcacccacgattaaggaatctactctcatacctggattcgaagaaaatacgaagatttgatcttgattctcctcacttcctttgccctagctcttgagctctcttctctctccaactagtcaagaacaagaacaaatgaaatgttctctcttGACTTGGCCATATGGCCGCCCCACTCATGCTCaccaggcccattgggcctcaagcccatttggcttggcccaattcaagttaactctcactactcgcctaataactaaagtattcgataaataactaaagttattaacttatttgaaatgccacgtcaataaaacattttgacacattaaaattaataattgaaaattgggtcgttacaactctaccctccttaaagaattttcgccctcgaaaattacctggaAATAACTCTGGGTACGAACTCATAatcttgctctccaattcccaagtcgcattctcaccagcgggtcctccccataccaccttcaccgaggcgatatctttgtttctcaacctcttcacttctcttccttcaatcctcaaaggcacagtctcgaccgTTAAGTCATCCCTTACTTGAACATCATCTGACTCAATCACATGTGACGGGTCTCTTACATACTTCCTCAATTGTGACGCGTGaaacacatcgtgcaaattcgccaatgatggcggtaaagcaatcctatacgccactttccccactcttttcaaaatctgataaggaccaataaacttcgacgtcaacttccttgacttcaaagcacgtccaattccggtagtcgatgtaactcttaagaaaacatgatcaccttcttgaaattcaatgtctttCCTCCTCTTGTCGTGATAACTCTTCtgacgactctgagacgctttcatcttctctctaatcattctaatcttttccgtagtctcttgcacaatctccggaccaagaatcacactctctccggattcaaaccaacaaagcggtgttctacacctcctcccatacaaagcctcaaaaggtgccattccaatactcgaatgacaactattgttgtacgtgaactcgatcaacggtaaacacgaatcccaacttactccttgttccaaaacacaagctctcaacaaatcttccaaagattgtattgtcctttccgattggccatccgtttgaggatgataagccgaactcaacctcaacttagtccctaaagcctcttgtaaactttcccaaaatctcgaagtgaacctcggatctcgatccgaaacaatactcgacggaataccatgcaacttcacgatttgctccacataaatctcggccaacttaggcaccaaggtacctttcttaatagcaatgaaatgcgcacacttcgtcaaacggtctactaccacccaaatcacttcataacctttagtagtcttgggtaaacctcccacaaaatccatcgcaatactatcccacttccattccgggataaacaaaggttgcaataaaccagacggtttctgatgctcaatcttcgacttcTGGCAAACTAGacaagcataaacaaactcagaaatttgcctcttcattcctggccaccaaaataacttcttcaaatcttgatacatcttggttactccaggatgaatactcattccactcctatgaccttcttccaaaatcatcttctttatttcgggcacatcgggcacgcacactcttccatgaaatctcacaactccattctcgtcaactttgaaattagcttcttttcctCCCTCAACTACTATTgccaacttctccattaacttcttatccgtcttttgacattctttgatattctctagaaaaggattcgtcaacttcaacattcccaatttaacactcttaggagtcacttcacatactagactcaagtctcggaattcttcaatcaactctaactccttcaccattagtgatgacatgtgcaacgatttcctactcaacgcatcggccaccacattagcttttccggggtgataactcaaatcaaagtcatagtccttcaaaaattcgagccatcttctttgtctcatattcaactccttctgatcgaatagatacttcaaactcttgtgatcactaaagatttcaaacttcgatccatacaagtaatgcctccataccttcaatgaaaacacaactgcggctaactcaagatcgtgtgtcggaTAATTCCTCTCatgaaccttcagttgtctcgacgcatacgctaccacttgacctttttgcataagcacacctcctagtcccatcttcgaagcatcacaatacacgacgaaagattccttagcatccggtaaaatcaacacaggcgcggtagtcaacctcttcttaagctcttgaaaactttcttcgcacttcacatcccaaacaaacgcttgatccttccgaGTCAACTGCGTTAatggcaaagccaacttcgaaaatccCTCAATGAACCTCCTATAATAACCagccaatccaagaaaacttcttatctctgaaacagactccggcgttccccattgcaatatggcatcaactttcgctgggtcaaccgctattcctccacttgaaatcacatgaccaagaaaacttacttctttcaaccaaaattcacacttcgacaatttggcatacaacttcttctccttcaaaacttgtaaaacaatccgCAAATGCTCCTTATGTTCCTCTTCGGACTTTGAGTAAACCAAAATATCATCGATGAATACCACAACAAACTTgtccaagaatgaatgaaaaatcctattcatgtactccataaaaacaccaggtgcattggtcacaccaaaaggCATCACTGAATATTCGtaatgaccatacctcgtcctaaaagcagtctttggtatatcctccgttttcactctaatctgatggtatccggatctcaaatcaatcttactaaacacgcaagctccaaccaattgatccatcaaatcatctatcctcgggagtggatacttattcttgatcgtcactttgttcaactgacggtagtcaatacacaacctcatactcccttctttcttcttaaccaacaacacaggtgcaccccacggcgatacactaggtcgaataaacttcttctcaagtagttcctctagttgtttcttcaactcattcaactctgacgctgacattcgatacggcgccatagatatcggactagtaccaggtaccaaatcaatcgtaaactctacttctcttttcggtggtacatctgacacgtcttccggaaatacatcgggaaattcacaaacaaccggtaactcttccatcttaacttcaccttccatcttcaaggatgcaaacaacGCATACACCTCTACAGGTTCCTTCAATGATTCTACTACTTCTTTCTTACTCATCAAGTGCAAACTCTCCTCCGGTTTTGGAAACACAACGGTCTTCTCGCAACAATTGATATGGACTCGATTAAATATCAACCAGTTCATACCAAAGATAACATCTATAccactaagttggatacacactaggtccattccaaagtgtctaccaaatacggttacgggacagtcacgacatacgagacgggtagttacagaaccattagcaggagtttctatttccatacgactagacatttcagacacaggtatactaagacgcttcatgcaatcaacggatataaaagaatgtgttgctcccgtatcaataatcgcaattaaaggagtgttatagatgaaacacgtacctctaatgagattatccccctgatccgcatcatctccacttaaagcaaacacctttcccatagtcttcttcggcttcttgcacataggactcttgtgaccttcctcccCACAATTGAAGCAAGTCACCTTCACTTGACACACATCCGACTTGTGTCCCAATCTCCCACAATTaaaacacttgtccaccttctTTGGGCACTCATAAGACTTATGGCCCATCTCTCCACACTTGTAGCATTGTCCACCACCTTTCTTTTTCCCACCACTAGTCTCAACAACTTTCTTTCCTTTGTCACCATACggcttcccacggtcttgacctCTTCCTCTTTTGTCACTCATGACCTTGTAGTAATTAGTCTTGGCCTTCCCATCATCATCACAGATACggcacttatccaccaaagttgcaaagtctcggatttgagaaaatccgataagatgcttgatgtccgggcgcaacccactttcaaacttgacacatttgtcattctcagcttccacggtgttgtagtgtggactaaacgcacacaactcctcaaacttcacggaatactccgccacagacatgttcccttgcttgagctccatgaactccaccactttcttgttcctaatatcagccggaaagtacttcctcaagaactctcccttgaacatctcccaagtgattaccacaccaccaactcccatcctcagcttagcattcttccaccacttgttagcttcttcacgaagtacataagtacccaaGGTTAGTTTACTctcctcggtacacctcataGCCTCAAAGACAATCTCAACTTCTTCTATCCACTTGACAGCAGCCTCCGGAGCATAGCCTCCAATGAAAAGCTTCGGATTATGCTTCATAAACCTTTctaacctcatctcatcttccctcccgggttgatgatctcttgccacgatgtt
This portion of the Trifolium pratense cultivar HEN17-A07 linkage group LG3, ARS_RC_1.1, whole genome shotgun sequence genome encodes:
- the LOC123918069 gene encoding uncharacterized protein LOC123918069; this translates as EELCAFSPHYNTVEAENDKCVKFESGLRPDIKHLIGFSQIRDFATLVDKCRICDDDGKAKTNYYKVMSDKRGRGQDRGKPYGDKGKKVVETSGGKKKGGGQCYKCGEMGHKSYECPKKVDKCFNCGRLGHKSDVCQVKVTCFNCGEEGHKSPMCKKPKKTMGKVFALSGDDADQGDNLIRGTCFIYNTPLIAIIDTGATHSFISVDCMKRLSIPVSEMSSRMEIETPANGSVTTRLVCRDCPVTVFGRHFGMDLVCIQLSGIDVIFGMNWLIFNRVHINCCEKTVVFPKPEESLHLMSKKEVVESLKEPVEVYALFASLKMEGEVKMEELPVVCEFPDVFPEDVSDVPPKREVEFTIDLVPGTSPISMAPYRMSASELNELKKQLEELLEKKFIRPSVSP